In Amycolatopsis coloradensis, one genomic interval encodes:
- a CDS encoding MFS transporter, with translation MFSSLKVRNYRLFFTGQVISNIGTWMQRIAQDWLVFTLSGNDPIALGIAVALQFAPTLFLSLWAGVLADRVDKRRLLIGIQIAVLAQAVVLGALDLSGIAALWHVYLLCFTLGVTASLEVPARQSFVAEMVGRDKVTNAVALNSSIFNMARIVGPAIAGFAITWVGTGWLFMANAVSTGAVIAALVMMNPDKLFRGPAIPREKGQLVEGLRYVRRRSDLMTVMVLVFFVSTFGITYFTSLPIVAANVFHTNADGYGLLSTLVAVGTFTGALMSARRNTRGGPRVRLLLISAFLLGAFEVITAFMPTYLTFGLALIPLGFATITFLNTANALVQTAVSPEMRGRVMGLYVLVLIGGNPIGGPMTGWMADAFGGRSPFYIGGAVSALAAIACAVVLIRRGGVSLPVRRFGNGLRVLKRERV, from the coding sequence ATGTTCTCCTCGCTGAAGGTCCGTAACTACCGGCTCTTCTTCACCGGCCAGGTCATCTCGAACATCGGCACCTGGATGCAGCGCATCGCGCAGGACTGGCTGGTGTTCACCCTCAGCGGCAACGACCCGATCGCGCTCGGCATCGCGGTCGCGCTGCAGTTCGCGCCGACGCTGTTCCTCTCGTTGTGGGCCGGGGTGCTGGCCGACCGCGTCGACAAGCGGCGGCTGCTGATCGGCATCCAGATCGCCGTGCTGGCGCAGGCGGTCGTCCTCGGCGCGCTCGATCTGAGCGGGATCGCGGCGCTCTGGCACGTGTACCTCCTCTGCTTCACCCTCGGCGTGACCGCCTCGCTGGAGGTGCCCGCGCGGCAGTCGTTCGTAGCCGAGATGGTGGGCAGGGACAAGGTCACCAACGCCGTCGCGCTCAACTCGTCGATCTTCAACATGGCCCGCATCGTCGGCCCGGCCATCGCGGGTTTCGCGATCACCTGGGTCGGCACCGGCTGGCTGTTCATGGCGAACGCGGTGAGCACGGGCGCGGTCATCGCCGCGCTGGTGATGATGAACCCGGACAAGCTCTTCCGCGGCCCGGCCATCCCGCGCGAGAAGGGGCAGCTCGTCGAGGGGCTGCGATACGTGCGGCGGCGCAGCGACCTGATGACCGTGATGGTGCTGGTGTTCTTCGTGAGCACGTTCGGCATCACGTACTTCACGTCGCTGCCGATCGTCGCCGCGAACGTCTTCCACACCAACGCCGACGGCTACGGCCTGCTGTCGACATTGGTCGCCGTCGGCACCTTCACCGGCGCGCTGATGTCGGCCCGCCGCAACACCCGCGGCGGTCCGCGCGTGCGGCTGCTGCTGATCTCGGCGTTCCTGCTCGGCGCGTTCGAGGTGATCACCGCGTTCATGCCGACGTACTTGACCTTCGGCCTCGCGCTGATCCCGCTCGGCTTCGCCACGATCACCTTCCTGAACACGGCGAACGCGCTCGTGCAGACCGCGGTCAGCCCGGAGATGCGCGGCCGGGTGATGGGCCTGTACGTGCTGGTGCTGATCGGCGGCAACCCCATCGGCGGCCCGATGACCGGCTGGATGGCCGACGCTTTCGGCGGCCGCTCGCCGTTCTACATCGGTGGCGCGGTCTCGGCGCTCGCCGCGATAGCCTGCGCCGTCGTGCTGATCCGGCGTGGCGGCGTGAGCCTGCCGGTGCGGCGGTTCGGGAACGGTCTGCGGGTGCTGAAGCGGGAGCGGGTGTGA
- a CDS encoding SDR family NAD(P)-dependent oxidoreductase produces the protein MVNDVETGLADVVAAEIRALDGRAVSHHGSVADAELAAGLVNNAGVNHRADPWSDDPARMREVVEVNVLGPLFRGTAAAKVLRVRGGGVIVNIGSGSMIGQRRAAAYSASKGAVASRVAPLVTYLLSDLSAGVTGQILRFRGDILCVLGQTAIKGGAGAASLGQVEVRPGLRRPAADLGTTGAVVEDLSSTGTRMAATTLSNTGIYVLQNRMRSGYAKPGPPPSGRLPGPLRRFTDQRWSRPTATLLEDPCGSIHRVGVSPDSGRPTG, from the coding sequence GTGGTGAACGACGTCGAAACGGGGCTCGCGGACGTGGTCGCGGCGGAGATCCGCGCACTGGACGGGCGCGCCGTCTCTCACCACGGCTCGGTCGCCGACGCCGAATTGGCCGCCGGACTGGTCAACAACGCGGGCGTCAACCACCGGGCCGACCCGTGGTCGGACGACCCGGCGCGGATGCGCGAAGTGGTCGAGGTCAACGTGCTCGGCCCGCTGTTCCGCGGGACCGCGGCGGCGAAAGTGCTGCGTGTGCGGGGTGGCGGCGTGATCGTGAACATCGGGTCCGGCTCGATGATCGGCCAGCGGCGCGCGGCCGCGTACTCGGCGTCGAAAGGCGCCGTCGCCTCACGGGTGGCACCGCTGGTGACGTACCTGCTCAGCGACCTGTCGGCGGGCGTCACCGGGCAGATCCTCCGGTTCCGCGGCGACATCCTGTGCGTCCTTGGGCAGACAGCGATCAAGGGAGGCGCTGGAGCCGCCTCCCTCGGCCAGGTGGAGGTGAGACCCGGTCTTCGCCGACCTGCCGCTGACCTCGGGACCACGGGGGCGGTGGTCGAGGACCTCTCGAGCACCGGGACGCGAATGGCTGCCACGACACTCTCGAATACCGGCATCTACGTGCTTCAGAATCGTATGAGGTCCGGATACGCGAAACCCGGCCCCCCACCGTCCGGAAGGCTGCCGGGTCCACTTCGCCGGTTTACTGACCAGCGCTGGTCCAGGCCGACCGCAACCCTCCTCGAAGACCCGTGCGGATCCATCCATCGGGTTGGCGTTTCGCCGGACAGCGGACGCCCGACGGGCTAG
- a CDS encoding arylamine N-acetyltransferase family protein yields MDVAAYLDRLGLDRPATADVAALRTLQERHLAVVPFENLSIHLGEPIVLDTEALFDKIVRRRRGGFCYELNGLFAALLRELGFDAELRPAKVFRPDGTLGPPFDHAVVHVDLDEPWLADVGFGRFSRFPLRLSATEAQADPAGEFLVLDAPHGDIDVLRDGDPQYRIERRPRDLDEFVPTAFWQSTSPDSHFTQGPTCSLPTRHGRVTLAGDRLIVTTHGVREETRLSDDREILDVYRKEFGIELDRVP; encoded by the coding sequence ATGGACGTCGCCGCATACCTCGACCGCCTCGGGCTCGACCGTCCCGCCACCGCGGACGTCGCCGCGCTCCGGACGCTGCAGGAACGCCACCTCGCGGTGGTCCCGTTCGAGAATCTGAGCATCCACCTCGGCGAGCCGATCGTCCTGGACACCGAGGCGCTGTTCGACAAGATCGTGCGACGGCGGCGCGGCGGCTTCTGCTACGAACTGAACGGGCTCTTCGCCGCCTTGCTACGGGAACTGGGGTTCGACGCCGAGCTCAGGCCGGCGAAGGTGTTCCGGCCGGACGGCACCCTCGGGCCGCCGTTCGACCACGCGGTCGTCCACGTCGACCTGGACGAACCCTGGCTGGCCGACGTCGGCTTCGGCCGGTTCAGCCGGTTCCCGCTGCGGCTGTCCGCCACCGAGGCGCAGGCCGACCCGGCGGGTGAGTTCCTGGTCCTCGACGCGCCCCACGGGGACATCGACGTCCTGCGGGACGGCGATCCCCAGTACCGGATCGAGCGGCGGCCGCGGGATCTGGACGAGTTCGTCCCGACGGCGTTCTGGCAGTCGACGTCGCCGGACTCGCATTTCACGCAGGGGCCGACCTGCTCGCTGCCGACCAGGCACGGGCGGGTCACGCTCGCGGGTGACAGGCTGATCGTCACCACCCATGGCGTCCGCGAGGAGACCAGGCTTTCGGATGATCGGGAGATCCTGGACGTCTACCGGAAGGAGTTCGGGATCGAACTCGACCGGGTGCCTTGA
- a CDS encoding superoxide dismutase, giving the protein MARYVLPDLDYDYSALAPHISGEINELHHSKHHATYVKGANDTLDKLAEAREAGNFGDIVGLQTTLAFHLAGHANHVVWWKILSPEGGDKPTGELASAIDEAFGSFDKFKAQFTAVATTIQGNGWAALSWDPIGKTLITQQLRDHHNNLVLPTTPILLVDVWEHAFYLDYKNVKPDYVKALWNIFNWAEISKRFDNAVAGGNGLLLG; this is encoded by the coding sequence ATGGCCCGCTACGTGCTCCCCGATCTCGACTATGACTACAGCGCTCTGGCGCCGCACATCTCGGGCGAGATCAACGAGCTGCACCACAGCAAGCACCACGCGACCTACGTCAAGGGCGCGAACGACACGCTCGACAAGCTCGCGGAGGCCCGCGAGGCCGGCAACTTCGGCGACATCGTCGGCCTGCAGACCACGCTGGCGTTCCACCTCGCCGGGCACGCCAACCACGTCGTGTGGTGGAAGATCCTCTCCCCGGAAGGCGGCGACAAGCCGACCGGCGAGCTGGCCTCCGCGATCGACGAGGCGTTCGGCTCCTTCGACAAGTTCAAGGCGCAGTTCACCGCGGTCGCCACCACGATCCAGGGCAACGGCTGGGCCGCGCTCTCCTGGGACCCGATCGGCAAGACGCTGATCACCCAGCAGCTGCGTGACCACCACAACAACCTGGTCCTGCCGACCACGCCGATCCTGCTGGTCGACGTGTGGGAGCACGCGTTCTACCTGGACTACAAGAACGTGAAGCCGGACTACGTCAAGGCGCTCTGGAACATCTTCAACTGGGCCGAGATCTCCAAGCGATTCGACAACGCCGTCGCCGGTGGCAACGGCCTGCTGCTCGGCTGA
- a CDS encoding serine hydrolase domain-containing protein: MFRIAATAALLTVATVLSAPAAQAATPGSAAGVFDEILPRSLAEHHIPGAAVVVVEGGKTVFSTGYGVSSVDIQAKVDPARTGFLINSVGKSIAATAAMQLVEKGELALDADVNTYLKSFKIPETFPGRPVTLFSLLTHTAGFEDRVYRMFTPREEKLPTLAEHLANEIPTRVRPPGEVAIYSNYGFALAGHLVELASGQSYADYVRQHIFEPAGMKDSSVAQPTPDVPLATGYRWDGSAQVVPPANFGPEPPAGDGNVATPADMGRYLSANLVPGVFSRSLLDQLHGARYRNDPRLPAMGFGFSERYLNGLRMAEKSGDSPGFFSVLELIPEKNTGVYLAFNGGAFSGDAAAVTAEVLKAFLDRLQPAAPVPAPVPLTGDVSRFEGDYNNTRLDYDSFTKVRALAGGVTVTADGDGALTTSGLGEGTRRWTQTEPGLFTDAAGERLAFRESGGQMLLFAGDDPNSSYERTSWLGSPSTHLLILGIALLLLLGALVWWPIRAFVRRGRERNPPGARFATVAAWSAALAVLLFTGGFALLMSDLSAAAVALTSGHSPLLSVTLLLPNVVLLLAGAAVVCTALAWLRRWWTTPARITYTVVSVALAAFLGAIASYHLVGLPYLA, encoded by the coding sequence ATGTTCCGGATCGCGGCCACCGCCGCCCTGCTGACCGTCGCGACGGTCCTGAGTGCCCCCGCCGCCCAAGCGGCGACACCCGGCTCCGCCGCCGGCGTCTTCGATGAAATCCTCCCGCGAAGCCTTGCCGAGCATCACATTCCCGGCGCCGCCGTCGTGGTCGTCGAAGGCGGCAAGACCGTGTTCTCGACGGGCTACGGAGTGTCCTCAGTGGACATTCAAGCCAAGGTGGACCCCGCGCGCACCGGGTTCCTGATCAACTCCGTCGGCAAGTCGATCGCCGCGACCGCCGCGATGCAGCTCGTCGAAAAGGGCGAACTGGCGCTGGACGCCGACGTAAACACGTACCTGAAGTCGTTCAAGATCCCCGAAACCTTCCCCGGCCGGCCGGTCACCCTGTTCTCCCTCCTGACCCACACCGCGGGTTTCGAGGACCGCGTGTACCGGATGTTCACGCCCCGGGAAGAAAAGCTGCCGACGCTCGCCGAGCACCTCGCGAACGAGATACCCACCCGCGTCCGCCCGCCCGGCGAGGTCGCCATCTACTCGAACTACGGCTTCGCGCTGGCCGGGCATCTCGTGGAACTCGCGTCCGGACAGTCCTATGCGGACTACGTGCGGCAGCACATCTTCGAACCGGCGGGGATGAAGGACAGCAGCGTCGCCCAGCCCACCCCGGACGTCCCTCTCGCCACCGGCTACCGCTGGGACGGGTCCGCGCAGGTCGTCCCGCCCGCCAACTTCGGCCCCGAACCACCCGCCGGTGACGGGAACGTCGCCACTCCGGCCGACATGGGCCGCTATCTGTCCGCGAACCTCGTCCCCGGTGTGTTCAGCCGCTCCTTGCTCGACCAGTTGCATGGCGCGCGGTACCGCAACGACCCGCGACTGCCCGCGATGGGGTTCGGCTTCTCCGAGCGGTACCTGAACGGCCTGCGCATGGCGGAGAAGAGCGGCGACTCACCGGGGTTCTTCAGCGTGCTGGAACTGATCCCCGAGAAGAACACCGGCGTGTACCTGGCGTTCAACGGCGGCGCGTTCTCCGGTGACGCCGCCGCGGTGACCGCCGAGGTACTCAAAGCCTTTCTCGACCGGCTCCAGCCCGCCGCTCCCGTTCCCGCTCCCGTGCCACTGACGGGGGACGTCTCACGGTTCGAAGGCGATTACAACAACACCCGGTTGGACTACGACAGCTTCACGAAGGTCCGCGCGCTCGCGGGCGGCGTCACGGTGACCGCCGACGGTGACGGCGCGCTGACGACGTCCGGTCTCGGCGAGGGGACCCGGCGATGGACGCAGACCGAGCCCGGTCTGTTCACCGACGCGGCGGGCGAGCGGCTCGCGTTCCGCGAATCCGGCGGGCAGATGCTGCTCTTCGCGGGCGACGACCCGAACTCCTCCTACGAACGCACGTCGTGGCTCGGTTCGCCCTCCACACATCTGCTGATCCTCGGTATCGCGCTGCTGCTCCTGCTGGGCGCGCTGGTGTGGTGGCCGATCCGCGCGTTCGTCCGGCGAGGCCGTGAGCGGAACCCGCCGGGTGCCCGGTTCGCGACCGTCGCCGCCTGGTCCGCCGCCCTCGCGGTCCTGCTGTTCACGGGTGGTTTCGCGCTCCTCATGAGTGACCTCAGCGCCGCAGCCGTCGCGCTGACCTCCGGGCACTCCCCCTTGCTGAGCGTCACCCTGCTCCTGCCGAACGTCGTCCTGCTCCTGGCCGGCGCGGCCGTCGTCTGCACGGCGCTCGCGTGGCTCCGCCGCTGGTGGACCACCCCCGCCAGGATCACCTACACGGTGGTTTCCGTGGCGCTGGCGGCCTTCCTCGGGGCGATCGCCTCCTATCACCTGGTCGGGCTGCCCTACCTGGCTTGA
- a CDS encoding biliverdin-producing heme oxygenase, translating into MPVTTDVESGPFSATLRASTLPAHERANHSEYMNALLGGELTRDGYTRLAIQYYFIYQAIEQAADKLAKDPVAGEFVFEELRRLPSLERDLEHLVGPDWRETVRPLPSTERYARRVAEASDWSGGFVAHHYTRYLGDIAGGQVIRRLLERKYELTEAGSLFYHFDQLGSAPKFRDDYRERLNSAPWTEDERARLIEEAIVAFECNIAVFDELASELDAYRAA; encoded by the coding sequence ATGCCGGTGACCACCGACGTCGAATCCGGGCCGTTCTCCGCGACCCTGCGCGCCTCCACCTTGCCCGCCCACGAGCGGGCCAACCACTCCGAGTACATGAACGCGCTGCTCGGCGGCGAGCTCACTCGCGACGGGTACACCCGGCTGGCGATCCAGTACTACTTCATCTACCAGGCCATCGAGCAGGCCGCCGACAAGCTGGCGAAGGACCCGGTTGCGGGCGAGTTCGTCTTCGAGGAGCTGCGACGGCTGCCGAGCCTCGAACGCGACCTCGAACACCTCGTCGGCCCGGACTGGCGCGAGACCGTCCGCCCGCTGCCCTCGACGGAGCGCTACGCGCGGCGCGTGGCCGAGGCGTCGGACTGGTCCGGCGGGTTCGTCGCCCACCACTACACGCGCTACCTCGGCGACATCGCCGGCGGCCAGGTCATCCGGCGGCTGCTGGAGCGCAAGTACGAGCTCACCGAAGCGGGTTCGCTGTTCTACCACTTCGACCAGCTGGGCAGCGCGCCCAAGTTCCGGGACGACTACCGCGAGCGGCTGAACTCGGCGCCGTGGACCGAGGACGAGCGCGCGCGGCTGATCGAGGAGGCCATCGTGGCCTTCGAGTGCAACATCGCGGTGTTCGACGAGCTGGCGAGCGAGCTGGACGCGTACCGGGCCGCCTGA
- a CDS encoding TetR/AcrR family transcriptional regulator, translating into MPKIIGRSLEEHRREVRSRVFDVLRGQLYERGFDAITLAGVAAEAGLGRTAMYNHFPDKESLLVAFVEDEATRYVERLTAAVATADTPVEKLATFVRLQLRVLAEYHLPPGTALASALAPAAYRRISAHADPITGQLREILAEGAPDEDPDVLIPMITAALGSRQVVDVPPERLDDAIEGAVRFVLRAVGMTGKPEN; encoded by the coding sequence GTGCCCAAGATCATCGGCCGGTCGCTTGAGGAGCACCGGCGCGAGGTCCGCAGCAGGGTGTTCGACGTCCTGCGCGGGCAGCTGTACGAACGCGGATTCGACGCGATCACGCTCGCGGGTGTCGCCGCCGAAGCGGGCCTCGGCCGCACGGCGATGTACAACCACTTCCCCGACAAGGAGAGCCTGCTGGTCGCCTTCGTCGAGGACGAGGCGACCCGGTACGTCGAACGGCTGACGGCGGCCGTCGCGACCGCGGACACCCCGGTCGAGAAGCTCGCGACGTTCGTCCGGCTCCAGCTGCGGGTGCTGGCCGAGTACCACCTGCCGCCGGGGACGGCGCTCGCGTCGGCGCTGGCACCCGCCGCGTACCGGCGGATCAGCGCGCACGCCGACCCCATCACCGGCCAGTTGCGCGAGATCCTCGCCGAGGGGGCGCCGGACGAGGACCCCGACGTGCTGATCCCGATGATCACCGCCGCGCTGGGCAGCCGTCAGGTCGTCGACGTACCACCCGAACGGCTGGACGACGCGATCGAGGGAGCCGTCCGCTTCGTGCTCAGAGCGGTCGGGATGACCGGGAAACCGGAAAATTAG
- a CDS encoding glutamate-cysteine ligase family protein — protein sequence MGKNLSADPSEPQDRGRYRRKVQRCLDTLARMLTDGSFSFPRKNIGLEVELNLVDGQLRPSMTNTTVLEALNDPSFTTELGQHNLELNVPPRPLAGESALQLEDDLHAYLGAASRKAEESGASLAMIGILPTLRHEHFDQKWLTNNARYSLLNDRIFAARGERTVLSMEGAPLPGRQPERLRSYSESILPEAACTSVQLHLQVAPEEFAAHWNAAQALAGVQVAVGANSPFLLGKALWHETRIPLFLQATDTRPEELKNQGVRPRVWFGERWITSIFDLFEENVRYFPGLLPETDREDPIEALDSGQAPKLTELRMHNGTVWRWNRPVYDVVDGLPHLRVENRVLPAGPTVVDMVANAAFFYGAQRALAEADRPVWTQMSFQAAEENMYAGARRGFDAQLYWPGIGWIPPDELVLRVLLPLAHEGLRRSDVSDEARERYLGIIEQRCLTRRTGAAWQREYVLRAEERGAERETALHRMLGRYLELSATETPVHTWSLEA from the coding sequence ATGGGTAAGAATCTTTCGGCGGACCCCTCCGAGCCGCAGGATCGCGGCCGCTATCGCCGGAAGGTCCAGCGCTGCCTCGACACCTTGGCCCGTATGCTCACCGACGGAAGTTTTTCCTTCCCGCGCAAGAACATCGGCCTTGAGGTCGAACTCAACCTCGTCGACGGCCAGCTGCGCCCGTCGATGACGAACACGACGGTGCTCGAAGCGCTGAACGATCCGTCGTTCACCACCGAGCTCGGCCAGCACAACCTGGAGCTCAACGTGCCGCCGCGGCCGCTCGCAGGCGAGTCCGCGCTGCAACTGGAGGACGACCTCCACGCGTATCTGGGCGCCGCCTCCCGCAAGGCCGAGGAATCCGGCGCTTCCCTGGCGATGATCGGCATCCTCCCGACGCTGCGGCACGAACACTTCGATCAGAAGTGGCTGACCAACAACGCGCGGTATTCGCTGCTCAACGACCGGATCTTCGCCGCGCGCGGCGAGCGCACCGTGCTTTCGATGGAGGGCGCGCCGCTTCCCGGCCGTCAGCCCGAGCGGCTGCGCAGCTACTCCGAATCCATCCTGCCCGAGGCCGCCTGCACCTCCGTCCAGCTGCATCTGCAGGTCGCGCCGGAGGAGTTCGCGGCGCACTGGAACGCGGCGCAGGCGCTGGCGGGCGTCCAGGTCGCCGTCGGCGCGAATTCGCCGTTCCTGCTCGGCAAGGCGCTCTGGCACGAGACGCGGATCCCGCTGTTCCTGCAGGCCACGGACACCCGGCCCGAAGAACTGAAGAACCAGGGCGTGCGGCCGAGGGTGTGGTTCGGCGAGCGGTGGATCACGTCGATCTTCGACCTGTTCGAGGAGAACGTCCGGTATTTCCCCGGCCTGCTTCCCGAGACCGACCGCGAGGATCCGATCGAGGCGCTCGACTCCGGGCAGGCTCCGAAGCTCACCGAACTGCGGATGCACAACGGCACCGTCTGGCGCTGGAACCGGCCGGTCTACGACGTCGTCGACGGCCTGCCGCATCTGCGGGTGGAGAACCGCGTGCTGCCCGCGGGCCCGACCGTCGTCGACATGGTCGCGAACGCCGCCTTCTTCTACGGCGCGCAGCGGGCCCTCGCCGAGGCCGACCGTCCAGTATGGACACAGATGTCGTTCCAGGCCGCCGAGGAGAACATGTACGCGGGAGCGCGACGGGGTTTCGACGCGCAGCTGTACTGGCCGGGGATCGGCTGGATCCCGCCGGACGAGCTGGTGCTGCGGGTCCTGCTGCCACTGGCGCACGAGGGACTACGCCGGTCGGACGTTTCGGACGAGGCGAGAGAGCGCTACCTGGGCATCATCGAGCAGCGGTGCCTCACCAGGCGGACCGGCGCGGCATGGCAGCGGGAGTACGTCCTGCGCGCGGAGGAGCGCGGCGCCGAGCGGGAGACCGCGCTGCACCGGATGCTGGGCCGGTATCTGGAGCTGTCGGCCACCGAGACGCCGGTGCACACCTGGTCGCTGGAGGCTTAG
- a CDS encoding RNA methyltransferase: protein MAELITIDDREDPRLDDFRDLSTADRRPDRPGGRGFVIAEGTVVVERLLKSRYPVRSLLGVERRFHELGGDLDVVDVPGYVTSAETMADVVGFHLNRGILAVADRPVPPPTVEEVVDGARVLAVLEGVGDHENLGSLFRNAAALGVDGVLLGAGCSDPLYRRSVRVSMGHVLRVPFATIGSWPGDLELLRERGFRIAALTPRADSVSLRQLRDQTPEKVALMLGAEGPGLTEAAIAAADVAVRIPMPEGVDSLNVATAGAIAFYETRPPLS, encoded by the coding sequence GTGGCAGAACTGATCACCATCGACGACCGCGAAGATCCGCGGCTCGACGATTTCCGCGACTTGTCCACAGCCGATCGGCGTCCCGATAGGCCGGGTGGGCGTGGCTTTGTGATCGCCGAAGGCACCGTCGTGGTCGAGCGGCTGCTCAAGTCCCGCTATCCGGTCCGCTCCCTGCTCGGAGTGGAACGGCGATTCCACGAACTGGGCGGTGACCTGGACGTCGTCGACGTCCCCGGTTACGTGACTTCCGCCGAGACGATGGCCGACGTGGTCGGATTCCACCTGAACCGGGGCATCCTGGCCGTCGCGGATCGGCCGGTCCCGCCGCCGACGGTCGAAGAGGTCGTCGACGGCGCACGAGTGCTCGCGGTGCTCGAAGGCGTCGGTGACCACGAGAATCTCGGCTCGCTGTTCCGCAACGCGGCCGCGCTCGGCGTCGACGGGGTCCTGCTCGGCGCCGGCTGCTCGGACCCGCTGTACCGGCGCAGCGTCCGGGTCTCGATGGGGCACGTCCTGCGCGTGCCGTTCGCGACAATCGGCTCCTGGCCCGGCGACCTGGAACTGCTGCGGGAACGCGGTTTCCGTATCGCGGCCCTCACTCCTCGTGCGGATTCCGTTTCGCTGCGCCAGTTACGCGACCAGACACCGGAGAAGGTCGCGCTGATGCTGGGAGCGGAAGGCCCCGGCCTGACCGAGGCGGCCATCGCCGCCGCCGACGTCGCGGTCCGGATCCCGATGCCGGAAGGCGTCGATTCGCTGAATGTCGCCACGGCGGGCGCGATCGCGTTCTACGAGACGCGTCCACCGCTATCGTGA
- a CDS encoding DUF2537 domain-containing protein: MELRIREGRAVLAGPGGESAREVDPHSLAIGSDLAQALHEWARVASAVGGSGTEAASVVSQRGRQLAQRVAATMGTSVRFVDPVSGDGVLIDPPAPAPRNELARRLFGTPDPTGEPTPWLTGLTVSAFAAAVVVVAMLALANTLARETNGWLALLASAVVTAGITPSLWLARRVPIVRWASFGAAAGIVIAWIGVLIVVF; the protein is encoded by the coding sequence ATGGAATTGCGGATCCGTGAGGGACGCGCGGTGCTGGCCGGTCCTGGCGGTGAAAGCGCGCGCGAGGTGGACCCGCATTCACTCGCGATCGGTTCGGATCTCGCTCAGGCGTTGCACGAATGGGCCAGGGTCGCTTCCGCCGTCGGCGGCTCCGGCACCGAGGCGGCTTCCGTGGTCTCCCAGCGAGGCCGCCAGCTCGCCCAGCGGGTCGCCGCCACGATGGGCACGTCGGTGCGGTTCGTCGATCCCGTCTCCGGCGACGGCGTCCTCATCGACCCGCCCGCCCCGGCACCCCGCAACGAACTCGCGCGGCGGCTCTTCGGCACGCCGGACCCCACCGGGGAACCGACACCCTGGCTGACCGGGCTGACCGTCTCCGCGTTCGCCGCGGCCGTGGTCGTCGTGGCGATGCTGGCACTGGCGAACACCCTCGCGCGTGAGACCAACGGCTGGCTCGCGCTGCTCGCGTCCGCCGTCGTGACCGCCGGGATCACGCCGTCGCTGTGGCTCGCGCGGAGGGTGCCGATCGTGCGCTGGGCCTCCTTCGGCGCGGCCGCGGGGATCGTGATCGCGTGGATCGGCGTGCTGATCGTCGTCTTCTAA
- a CDS encoding YbaB/EbfC family nucleoid-associated protein, which yields MAELSNPQLIEEMRWQLREIEARKAENAKALAASGDMTEVTSPDGTVTVTVGPGGAIGEVRLADKAMASSASALGDVITATIRRALTGEPAPRPNRPAPAEDEHDEPIDTVFDL from the coding sequence ATGGCGGAACTCAGCAATCCCCAGCTGATCGAGGAAATGCGCTGGCAGCTGCGCGAGATCGAGGCGCGCAAGGCCGAGAACGCCAAGGCGCTCGCCGCGTCCGGTGACATGACCGAGGTGACTTCCCCCGACGGCACGGTGACGGTGACCGTCGGTCCCGGCGGGGCGATCGGCGAGGTCCGGCTCGCTGACAAGGCGATGGCGTCGAGCGCGAGCGCGCTCGGTGACGTCATCACGGCGACCATCCGGCGTGCGCTGACCGGGGAGCCCGCGCCGCGGCCGAACCGTCCGGCTCCCGCCGAGGACGAGCACGACGAGCCGATCGACACCGTTTTCGATCTTTAG